The window ATTCTGGCAAGACACGGCCGCAGACACCAGTACAGCCCCACCCAGGTGAATAACCGGGCAAATATCCATGCCCTTAAACAGGCCGGTGCCACCCATATCCTGGCCACAACCGCCTGCGGCAGTTTAAGGCAGGAGATCGACAGGGGCCATTTTGTGATCCTGGATCAGTTCATTGATTTTACCCGGTTTCGTAAAAATACCTTTGCCGACTCGTTTGAACAGGGCGCGGTTCACACGGCCATGGCCCACCCCTTTGATGCGGGCCTGCGCCATGTACTTTACAAATCCGCCACGGATCTGGGACTGAACGCCCATGACAAGGGATGTGTGGTTACCATCGAAGGCCCCCGGTTTTCAACTGTTGCCGAATCCAATATGTTCCGGTTGTGGGGCGCGGATGTTATTAACATGTCCACAGCACCCGAGGCCATGCTGGCCAATGAGGCAGGCATCCCCTATGCCGCCGTGGCCATGGCCACCGATTATGACTGTTGGAAACAGGATGAAGCCCCTGTCACCTGGGAGGAGATTTTATCTGTGTTCAAGAAAAACGCCGACAATGTCAAACAACTGCTCATCAAGGCTGTTTCACAAATAGCAGCCATGGGCTGATCACGCCTGTG is drawn from uncultured Desulfobacter sp. and contains these coding sequences:
- the mtnP gene encoding S-methyl-5'-thioadenosine phosphorylase — protein: MMRIGIIGGSGLDDPDILENCEKVEADTPYGPPSSDIMSGLITGTPVFILARHGRRHQYSPTQVNNRANIHALKQAGATHILATTACGSLRQEIDRGHFVILDQFIDFTRFRKNTFADSFEQGAVHTAMAHPFDAGLRHVLYKSATDLGLNAHDKGCVVTIEGPRFSTVAESNMFRLWGADVINMSTAPEAMLANEAGIPYAAVAMATDYDCWKQDEAPVTWEEILSVFKKNADNVKQLLIKAVSQIAAMG